A segment of the Symmachiella macrocystis genome:
TCCAGTTTGCCGCTGGAACTGGGCGGGGACGCGGGCAGCGTTGAAATTCGGTGAAGGGCGCGTATGATCTAACCGCGACGCAGCCCGGGTGCCGGTCGCACTATTCGCCGCCGTCTACGATTCTTCACATTCAGGGCCGGGATCTATTGAGAACCCGTTTCGAAACCTGGTTGTACTTGGTTTTGACCTCGAGATTGTGGGACACGCGAGACGCAGCAGAAGGTTTTGAAACCTGTAGTCGTGAAAGACGCAACCATGTACGATCGAGATCGCCTGATTGAACTCTTCAAAGAACGCGCCCTGAAATTCGGCGAGTTCAAACTGGTTTCCGGAAAAACAGCCAGCTATTACCTAGACGGCAAACAAATCACGCTGCAATCCGAGGGACTGCGGCAGGTCAGCGAGGGTTTGCTCGATCTACTCGCCGATGTCGAGTACGACGCGATTGGCGGGATGTCGATCGGGGCCGATCCGATCATCGGCGGCACAATCACCGTCGCCGCCGAGCGAGGCCAGGACGTGCAAGGTTTTTTGGTACGCAAGGAATCCAAAGGGCACGGCACGAACAAGTTTATCGAAGGCCCGGTGCAACCCGGGGCGCGGGTGGTGATCGTCGACGACGTGGTGACCACCGGCGGCAGTTCATTGTTGGCCGTCGACCGCATTGAGGAATTCGGTTGCAAAGTCGTGCAAGTCGTCGCCATCGTCGACCGAATGGAAGGTGGAGCGGCAAATTTTGCCAAGCGCGAATTGCCGCTGAAATCGCTACTCACAATCGAAGACTTCGGGATCGAACCCCCGCCCGCAGAAATGTTAATTGCTTAGGCTGGGCGGCTATCTCACTTTATTATCAACATGAGGGACCATTGCATGAGCGACCACATTCGTTATTCCGCCGCCGCGGCTGAGTCCCAAATTCAAGCCGTCGATTTCGACAAAGTTCAAACAGCCGTGCTGGCCGCGCGGAATGAGGTCATCGCCGATGTCGGCTTGCTGCATGCTGGATGCGATATTCCAGCAGAGAAACAGCCGCTGGACGCGGGGTTTATCGAACTGCCCAAAAATCTGTTGGCCGAATGGAACGAATCTGGTGACGACTCGTTACTCGGCCGCATCGAAACCGCCGCTGCGCAATTCGCCGGACAGGTCGACCGCATGGTGGTCTTGGGGATCGGCGGGTCCTATATGGGAGCCCGTGCGTTGTTCGAGGCGCTGTGTCATCCCTACCACAACGAATTGTCACGTGAGAAACGCAACGGCATTCCCAAGCTTTCGTTTGAAGGCAACAACGTCGATACCGCCGCGGTCAGCGGATTGTTGGAACTGTTAGCCGCAGGCACCGATCCGGCTGAGATCGCCGATCGTTGGGGAATTGTGGTCATCAGTAAATCGGGCGGTACATTGGAGACCGCGGTCGCGTTTCGCGTGTTTCGCCAAGCATTGGAAGAATTTTACGGCAGCGATTCCGCCGAAGCACTGAGCCTGGTGATGCCCGTGACCGGCGAGACAGGCAAGCTCCGCAATTTTTCGAACCTGCGGGGATATCCGGCGACGTTTCCGATTCCCGACGGCGTGGGGGGACGGTTTTCTGTGTTCACTGCTGTGGGCCTGCTGCCGGCAGCGGTGCTGGGAATCGACATCAAACAGTTGTTGCAAGGCGCTGCTGATGCCACTGAACGTTTCCACACAGCTGACTACGATGACAATCCGACGCTGCAATACACGGCGGTCAGCCATTATCTAGAAACCGAACACGGCTTAAACATCCGCGTGCTTTCGACCTGGGGCAAACGGTTAGAAGCGGTCGGGCTTTGGTACGACCAACTACTGGCTGAAAGTTTAGGCAAAGCAGAAAAAGGGGCCACGCCGATTACGGGCGTCAATACCCGCGACCTGCACAGCCGCGGACAGCAACACCAGGAAGGGACGCTGGATAAGCTGATCACCAATCTGTATGTCGAGCCGGATGCCAACGGCGCGGTCACGGTGCCGGCTGTTCCCGATGCACTCAATCAGGACGAGTTGAACAAATACAGCGGCAAAAACCTGCCGGAAATTCTGCAGGCCGCGCTGCAGGGCACGAATCAGGCCTACGCCGACGTGAACCGGCCGACAGCCGATTTGGTTTTGCCCAAACTGGACGCCTACAACATCGGCGCCTTGTTGCAAATGCTCATGCTGGCGACGGTCACCGAGGGTCGACTGATGGGGATCAATCCTTATGGCCAACCGGGTGTTGAGGATTACAAGCGAAACATGAACGCGATTTTGAGCCGCTCATAGTCGCGAGTACAACGGACAATTAACGAATTCGGAGAACGGCATGTCGACGACGGTCACGTATCTGGGGCACGGGACATTTCAAATTGTTGCCGCTGGAAAAACGATCATCATCGATCCATTTTTCACAGGCAACCCAGCGGCAACGGTCACTGCGGACGAGGTGCAGCCTGACTATTTGATCGTCTCACACGGCCATGGCGATCACGTGGGGGATGCTGTGGCAATTGCCAAACGGACCGGTTGCTCGGTGATTTCCAACCATGAGATTTCCGTCTGGCTGAACGAACAGGGAGTCGAAAAGGCGCACGGCATGCACATCGGCGGCAGCCACGCGTTTGACTTCGGTACGGTCAAACTGACCATCGCCCATCACGGTTCGATGCTGCCCGATGGGTCCAACGGCGGGAATCCGTGCGGCGTGATTTTGAAACTTGCCGACGGCACGATCTATCACGCCTGCGACACGGGCTTGTTTTATGATATGAAGTTAATTGGCGAAGAGGGCATCGACTTGGCGATCTTGCCCGTCGGCGACAATTTCACCATGGGCCCCGACGACGCGCTGCGAGCAGTGAAATTGATCGAACCCAAACGGGTGATCCCCGATCATTACAATACCTGGGAGCTAATCGCACAAGACGCCACCGCCTGGGGCGAACGTGTCCGCGCGGAGACAAAAGCCGAACCGCTGATTCTCAACCCAGGCGAGTCGTGTGAGTTGTAGTCGCACGCCTCAGTGAGATTCATCGATCACGGCTTGGTAGATCTCGCGCAACTCGCGCACCATCGTCTGCTGCCGAAACTGGTCGGTGAAACGTTCGCGGCCGGTTTGTCCGTATTGTCCTCGCAACTCGGGGGAATCGGCCAGTTTGCCGATCGCCTCGGCCAATTGCGGCACGGATTTGGGGGGCAACAGAAACCCAGTCTCTCCGTCGATGCACACTTCGCGGGCGCCATCGACATCGTAACTAATCACCGGTTTGCCGGAGATGAGTCCTTGCGGCAAGACGCGGGCCAGCCCTTCTCGGAGGCTGGTGTGCACGACGATATCCATCGCGCCAATCAATTCGGGTATCCGCGCCGGCGGAACCAAACCCGTGAACACGAAATGGTCACTCAAACCGGCTGCGGCGATTTGTTGCTGCAATTGCTGCTGCAGGATGCCATCACCGACAAACAGGAAACGGACGTGGGGATTCTTAGCGACAACCTCACCGGCGGCTTCGATGACGTATTCGTGTCCCTTGAGATG
Coding sequences within it:
- a CDS encoding glucose-6-phosphate isomerase, with the translated sequence MSDHIRYSAAAAESQIQAVDFDKVQTAVLAARNEVIADVGLLHAGCDIPAEKQPLDAGFIELPKNLLAEWNESGDDSLLGRIETAAAQFAGQVDRMVVLGIGGSYMGARALFEALCHPYHNELSREKRNGIPKLSFEGNNVDTAAVSGLLELLAAGTDPAEIADRWGIVVISKSGGTLETAVAFRVFRQALEEFYGSDSAEALSLVMPVTGETGKLRNFSNLRGYPATFPIPDGVGGRFSVFTAVGLLPAAVLGIDIKQLLQGAADATERFHTADYDDNPTLQYTAVSHYLETEHGLNIRVLSTWGKRLEAVGLWYDQLLAESLGKAEKGATPITGVNTRDLHSRGQQHQEGTLDKLITNLYVEPDANGAVTVPAVPDALNQDELNKYSGKNLPEILQAALQGTNQAYADVNRPTADLVLPKLDAYNIGALLQMLMLATVTEGRLMGINPYGQPGVEDYKRNMNAILSRS
- the pyrE gene encoding orotate phosphoribosyltransferase, whose amino-acid sequence is MYDRDRLIELFKERALKFGEFKLVSGKTASYYLDGKQITLQSEGLRQVSEGLLDLLADVEYDAIGGMSIGADPIIGGTITVAAERGQDVQGFLVRKESKGHGTNKFIEGPVQPGARVVIVDDVVTTGGSSLLAVDRIEEFGCKVVQVVAIVDRMEGGAANFAKRELPLKSLLTIEDFGIEPPPAEMLIA
- a CDS encoding metal-dependent hydrolase is translated as MSTTVTYLGHGTFQIVAAGKTIIIDPFFTGNPAATVTADEVQPDYLIVSHGHGDHVGDAVAIAKRTGCSVISNHEISVWLNEQGVEKAHGMHIGGSHAFDFGTVKLTIAHHGSMLPDGSNGGNPCGVILKLADGTIYHACDTGLFYDMKLIGEEGIDLAILPVGDNFTMGPDDALRAVKLIEPKRVIPDHYNTWELIAQDATAWGERVRAETKAEPLILNPGESCEL